A window of the Ammoniphilus oxalaticus genome harbors these coding sequences:
- the prmA gene encoding 50S ribosomal protein L11 methyltransferase, whose product MKWSEISVHTTQEAVEAVSNILHETGASGVVIEDPEMLAREWDVSLGEIYELAAEDYPTEGVIVKAYLPVDGDLTKIIEDIQLSIDNLVQFDIPIGKGEITHSEVDDEDWETAWKKYYKPIQISERITIRPTWEQYTPKEQDELVIELDPGMAFGTGTHPTTALCIRSLENHVTPGAGVIDVGSGSGILSIAAAKLGASSVLAMDLDEIAVKSTKMNVELNQLSDKISAKQNNLLEGITEPVDLIISNILAEIIVRFVEDAYRLLVVGGAFICSGIIAEKEEEVKSALKEVGFTIVDCARLDGWVSIVSKK is encoded by the coding sequence ATGAAGTGGTCAGAAATTAGTGTGCATACAACGCAAGAAGCGGTGGAAGCCGTTTCGAATATATTACATGAAACAGGAGCTAGCGGTGTAGTGATTGAGGATCCCGAAATGTTAGCGCGTGAATGGGATGTTTCACTGGGCGAGATTTATGAGCTAGCGGCTGAAGATTACCCAACTGAAGGTGTCATCGTCAAAGCTTATCTACCTGTAGATGGTGATCTAACAAAGATTATCGAAGATATTCAATTATCGATTGATAACCTTGTCCAATTTGACATTCCGATTGGGAAAGGTGAAATTACACATTCTGAGGTAGACGATGAGGATTGGGAAACGGCCTGGAAAAAATATTATAAACCCATTCAAATATCCGAACGGATTACGATCCGACCGACCTGGGAACAGTATACACCGAAGGAACAAGATGAACTTGTGATTGAACTAGACCCTGGCATGGCCTTCGGCACGGGCACGCATCCAACGACCGCGCTTTGTATTCGTTCGTTGGAAAATCATGTTACCCCTGGCGCCGGTGTGATCGATGTCGGCAGCGGTTCCGGTATTTTGAGTATTGCCGCCGCAAAGTTGGGAGCAAGTTCAGTTCTGGCCATGGATTTGGATGAAATTGCTGTAAAATCCACAAAAATGAATGTTGAACTCAATCAATTATCGGATAAAATTAGCGCTAAACAAAATAATTTATTAGAAGGAATCACGGAGCCAGTTGACCTGATTATTTCTAATATCCTTGCTGAAATTATCGTTCGCTTTGTCGAAGATGCCTATCGTTTGCTCGTCGTGGGCGGAGCTTTTATCTGTTCAGGGATTATTGCTGAAAAAGAGGAAGAAGTTAAGTCCGCTTTAAAAGAAGTTGGATTTACCATTGTCGATTGCGCAAGATTGGATGGATGGGTTTCAATTGTCTCTAAAAAGTAA
- a CDS encoding 16S rRNA (uracil(1498)-N(3))-methyltransferase translates to MQRYFVDDSSIDSGQSEVRITGDDVSHISKVMRSSAGDHLICCNSQGACFLVEVKQIEKEQVVCEIVEELAEERELPISVWIAQSLPKGDKMEWVIQKGTELGAVQFIPFSSSRTIVQWDQKKEQRRIGRWMKIAKEAAEQSHRKRLPKVEAAHSWKQALGLAKQVDLALLAYENEQTTSLYEKILTLPAGKTVLLMIGPEGGFSDQEVEEAIANGFQTISLGKRILRTETAALVGLAYLSFYYEQMQTS, encoded by the coding sequence ATGCAAAGATATTTTGTTGATGATAGTTCAATCGACAGCGGTCAGTCAGAAGTTCGAATCACAGGAGATGACGTTTCGCATATATCCAAGGTCATGAGATCTTCAGCTGGCGATCATTTGATTTGTTGCAATTCGCAAGGCGCCTGTTTCTTAGTTGAAGTAAAGCAAATAGAAAAGGAACAGGTCGTTTGCGAGATTGTTGAGGAGCTAGCGGAAGAGCGAGAACTTCCGATTTCAGTTTGGATCGCCCAAAGTTTGCCTAAGGGAGATAAGATGGAATGGGTTATTCAAAAAGGAACAGAATTGGGCGCTGTCCAATTCATTCCCTTTAGCTCCTCTCGAACGATCGTGCAATGGGACCAAAAAAAAGAACAACGGCGGATTGGGCGGTGGATGAAAATTGCTAAGGAGGCGGCTGAACAGTCCCATCGGAAGCGATTGCCAAAGGTAGAAGCGGCGCATTCTTGGAAGCAAGCGTTGGGTCTGGCTAAGCAAGTTGATCTTGCTTTACTTGCTTACGAAAATGAACAGACAACTTCACTATATGAAAAAATCTTAACACTCCCCGCAGGGAAAACCGTGTTGCTTATGATTGGACCCGAAGGCGGCTTTTCGGATCAAGAAGTGGAAGAAGCGATTGCCAACGGCTTTCAAACGATTAGCCTTGGCAAACGAATTTTGCGAACAGAAACAGCGGCGTTAGTTGGACTTGCCTATTTATCTTTTTATTATGAACAAATGCAAACCAGTTAG
- the mtaB gene encoding tRNA (N(6)-L-threonylcarbamoyladenosine(37)-C(2))-methylthiotransferase MtaB yields MSTVAFHTLGCKVNQYETEAIWQIFKTAGYEQVSFEGPADVYVINTCTVTNTGDKKSRQVMRRAIRRNPDGIVVVTGCYAQTAPGEVANIPGVDIVLGTQGREDLMELIEQYRKTREPINAVKNIMKTRVFEELDVPDFSDRTRASLKIQEGCNNFCTFCIIPWARGLMRSREPENVIEQAEKLVAAGYQEIVLTGIHTGGYGEDLEDYSLAQLLIDLGKVKGLSRVRISSIEASQITDDVLAALNSSEKMCRHLHIPLQAGSDPVLRRMRRKYTTDEYRTKLAQIREIMPGVAITTDVIVGFPGETDELFEEGYRFIEEMQFSEMHVFPYSKRTGTPAANFTDQVDEAVKNDRVHRLIHLSNQFSLEYAHQFVGQILDVIPESPFQSESEQTNLIYGYSDNYLRVLFEGSTDLIGKLCRIRIDEPGVEYCKGTFVRTLDPAIIV; encoded by the coding sequence ATGTCAACAGTTGCTTTTCACACGTTAGGGTGTAAAGTGAACCAATATGAAACGGAAGCGATCTGGCAAATCTTTAAAACAGCGGGCTATGAACAAGTCTCCTTTGAAGGGCCAGCGGATGTTTATGTCATCAATACTTGCACAGTAACGAATACGGGTGATAAAAAAAGCAGGCAAGTGATGCGCAGAGCGATCCGTAGAAATCCGGATGGAATTGTTGTTGTAACGGGTTGTTATGCTCAAACCGCTCCAGGCGAAGTCGCCAACATTCCAGGCGTCGATATTGTGCTAGGCACACAGGGACGCGAAGATTTAATGGAGCTCATTGAACAATATAGAAAAACGCGTGAGCCGATAAATGCTGTAAAAAACATTATGAAAACGCGTGTGTTTGAAGAGTTAGATGTGCCTGATTTTAGTGACCGAACAAGGGCGTCACTGAAGATCCAAGAAGGATGTAACAATTTCTGCACATTCTGTATTATTCCATGGGCGCGCGGGCTGATGAGAAGTCGAGAACCAGAAAATGTGATCGAGCAAGCTGAAAAATTGGTGGCGGCGGGCTATCAAGAAATCGTATTGACGGGGATTCACACGGGCGGTTATGGTGAAGATCTAGAGGATTACAGTCTAGCTCAGCTGCTTATAGATCTGGGCAAGGTTAAAGGGCTTAGTCGTGTGCGAATTAGTTCAATCGAAGCGAGTCAGATCACAGACGATGTGCTAGCTGCTCTTAATTCATCGGAAAAAATGTGTCGTCACCTTCATATTCCGTTACAAGCTGGCAGTGACCCTGTATTACGTCGGATGAGAAGAAAATATACAACGGATGAATATCGAACAAAACTAGCTCAAATACGAGAAATCATGCCTGGTGTTGCGATTACGACCGATGTCATTGTAGGGTTCCCAGGGGAAACGGATGAACTGTTTGAAGAAGGATATCGTTTTATTGAAGAAATGCAATTTTCGGAAATGCATGTATTCCCTTATTCAAAGCGGACAGGCACACCGGCGGCGAATTTTACGGACCAAGTGGACGAAGCTGTAAAGAACGATCGAGTCCACCGTTTGATTCACCTATCTAACCAATTTTCCTTGGAGTACGCTCATCAATTTGTCGGACAAATACTGGATGTGATCCCGGAAAGCCCGTTTCAATCAGAGTCAGAACAGACGAATTTAATTTACGGGTATTCTGATAATTATCTACGTGTTTTATTTGAAGGTTCTACGGACCTGATCGGAAAGCTATGTCGGATTCGAATCGATGAACCTGGAGTTGAGTATTGTAAAGGGACGTTCGTCAGAACATTAGATCCCGCTATCATCGTGTAA
- the deoC gene encoding deoxyribose-phosphate aldolase, translating to MDHTLLKADATQSDIKLLCDEARKYRFAAVCVHPYWVAFCAEQLSDTNINVATVIGFPLGATTMEVKAFETKQAIERGAAEIDMVINLGALKSGDYDQVKKDIQAVVEAAEQKAIVKVILETGLLSETELKQACQLAARAGADLVKTSTGFGTGGATLSAVRLMKETVGAKIGVKASGGIRDYETAAAMIAAGATRIGTSAGVTIVTGGQGNQSDY from the coding sequence ATAGACCATACGTTGTTGAAGGCGGATGCGACACAGTCGGATATTAAACTATTGTGCGATGAAGCGAGGAAATATCGTTTTGCGGCTGTCTGTGTTCACCCCTATTGGGTCGCATTTTGCGCGGAGCAATTATCCGACACAAACATCAACGTGGCGACAGTGATTGGTTTCCCGCTAGGAGCGACAACGATGGAAGTAAAGGCGTTTGAAACGAAGCAAGCCATTGAGCGGGGTGCGGCAGAAATTGATATGGTCATTAATCTGGGCGCTTTGAAATCAGGCGATTATGATCAAGTAAAAAAGGATATTCAAGCCGTCGTTGAGGCTGCGGAACAAAAAGCAATCGTCAAGGTTATCTTAGAAACAGGGTTGTTGTCGGAAACGGAATTAAAGCAAGCGTGTCAATTGGCCGCGCGAGCGGGAGCGGATCTTGTAAAAACATCGACGGGTTTTGGGACCGGGGGCGCGACATTGAGCGCTGTTCGTCTGATGAAAGAGACCGTTGGCGCGAAGATCGGCGTAAAAGCATCAGGCGGAATCCGCGACTATGAAACAGCAGCGGCGATGATAGCGGCGGGAGCGACGAGGATTGGAACAAGCGCGGGAGTTACAATCGTGACAGGCGGACAAGGTAATCAATCCGACTATTAA
- a CDS encoding Na/Pi cotransporter family protein, with the protein MKEIVIPAAVGLTIFLFGLQLMRIGLNHLAGDKLKNVLTRFTKTPTHGFFTGTIVTMLMQSSSAVTVITIGLTNARLLTFPQTIGIILGSNIGTTVTPQLIALNISDYALPTFLIGALLWFFPSHILRCSGLALAGFGCIFLGMDTMQMIAEPIRKMGILEDLVLMGSENSVIGIIVGTVITALIQSSTATTAITMNFIGDHLIPLSMAIAIILGSNIGTCVTALLASIGGNTASIRVAWCHVILNTLGVVLFIPLIGALALLITTLSSHPPAQVAHAQTIFNVACSLLALPFATHFGRLIEFLIPHKKS; encoded by the coding sequence ATGAAAGAAATTGTCATCCCTGCCGCTGTTGGACTTACGATTTTTTTATTTGGTTTACAACTTATGCGAATCGGTTTAAATCATTTAGCGGGAGATAAATTAAAAAATGTTTTAACCCGTTTTACCAAAACGCCCACTCACGGGTTTTTCACTGGAACGATCGTTACCATGTTGATGCAAAGCAGCAGCGCAGTCACGGTGATCACGATTGGACTAACGAATGCTCGTTTATTAACCTTTCCGCAAACGATCGGGATTATTTTGGGAAGTAACATCGGGACAACAGTCACCCCGCAATTGATCGCATTAAATATTTCAGATTACGCCTTACCAACCTTCTTAATTGGTGCCCTGTTATGGTTTTTCCCATCGCATATCCTTCGTTGCAGCGGGCTTGCCCTAGCCGGTTTTGGTTGTATCTTCCTAGGCATGGACACAATGCAAATGATCGCGGAACCGATTAGAAAAATGGGCATACTTGAAGACCTGGTTCTAATGGGATCGGAGAACAGTGTAATTGGCATCATAGTGGGGACGGTCATCACGGCTCTCATCCAAAGCAGCACTGCGACAACAGCGATTACCATGAACTTTATCGGTGATCATTTAATTCCATTGTCAATGGCGATTGCTATTATTTTAGGGAGTAATATCGGCACTTGTGTAACCGCGCTACTCGCTTCGATTGGCGGTAATACGGCATCCATTCGCGTTGCCTGGTGTCACGTTATTTTAAATACGCTAGGCGTCGTTCTATTTATCCCCTTAATTGGGGCGCTGGCTTTGCTTATCACCACCTTGTCTAGTCATCCGCCAGCCCAAGTCGCTCATGCTCAAACAATTTTCAATGTCGCTTGTTCCCTCTTGGCCTTACCGTTTGCTACCCATTTTGGACGCCTGATTGAGTTCCTCATTCCACACAAAAAAAGCTGA
- a CDS encoding divergent PAP2 family protein, producing the protein MTSKSKFVWGLSGEGNLSSEVSKLNKGFLTAMSTIGLTQFLKLPFEYMENGKWDLQSAFKMGGMPSSHSAGVTSLATYIGLKKGLSSHEFAIAALLGLVVMYDAAGVRYHAGETAIAVNKLEEKVAELSERHPEISLKQQRRKLLKERLGHLPSEVVAGAILGMLAGGISYLLSKD; encoded by the coding sequence ATGACAAGCAAATCAAAATTCGTATGGGGATTAAGCGGTGAGGGAAACTTAAGCAGTGAGGTGAGCAAATTGAATAAAGGCTTCTTAACGGCGATGTCTACAATCGGTCTCACACAGTTTTTGAAACTTCCGTTTGAATACATGGAAAACGGAAAATGGGATTTACAATCGGCTTTTAAAATGGGGGGAATGCCAAGCTCTCATTCCGCCGGGGTGACATCTTTAGCGACGTACATCGGTTTAAAGAAGGGACTTAGCTCTCACGAATTTGCGATTGCTGCGTTGCTTGGATTGGTTGTGATGTATGATGCCGCGGGCGTCCGCTATCATGCGGGGGAAACGGCGATTGCTGTCAACAAATTAGAGGAAAAGGTGGCCGAGTTATCAGAAAGACATCCTGAAATTTCTTTGAAGCAACAACGAAGAAAGCTGTTAAAAGAAAGACTAGGTCATTTACCGTCTGAAGTAGTCGCTGGCGCGATCCTCGGCATGTTGGCAGGAGGGATAAGCTATTTATTAAGCAAAGATTAA
- a CDS encoding DUF378 domain-containing protein: MDRLALILVIIGALNWLLVGIFQWDLVAALFGGDSSWLSRIVYTLVGLAGLYCISLLFREKAVQT; this comes from the coding sequence ATGGATAGATTGGCTCTTATTTTAGTTATTATCGGCGCATTAAACTGGCTTCTTGTTGGGATTTTTCAATGGGATTTAGTTGCTGCGCTATTCGGAGGTGACAGTAGTTGGCTAAGCCGAATCGTTTATACACTGGTAGGTTTAGCTGGGCTTTACTGCATTAGTCTTCTTTTCAGAGAAAAAGCGGTCCAAACATAA
- a CDS encoding LysM peptidoglycan-binding domain-containing protein, which produces MARARNSNRRGNELNQAEWGHFLNLLKVLAILFVTFSVFHWIIIHQVQSKPATVLTKFIPKKWATANNKIYSVQEGDTLWDIAFKQYPARNSQEVILEIKKLNKLTTDSIRSGQPLRLP; this is translated from the coding sequence ATGGCAAGAGCAAGAAATAGCAACAGAAGAGGAAACGAACTTAATCAAGCAGAATGGGGACACTTTTTAAACCTTTTAAAAGTCTTAGCGATTCTCTTCGTTACATTTAGCGTTTTCCACTGGATCATCATTCATCAGGTTCAAAGCAAACCCGCTACTGTCCTTACCAAGTTTATTCCGAAAAAATGGGCAACGGCAAACAATAAAATTTATTCGGTTCAAGAAGGCGACACACTTTGGGATATCGCCTTTAAACAATACCCCGCGCGTAATTCACAGGAAGTCATTCTAGAAATAAAGAAGCTAAATAAACTAACAACCGACTCTATTCGATCTGGACAACCCCTCCGTCTTCCTTAA
- a CDS encoding sulfite exporter TauE/SafE family protein, with amino-acid sequence MLLTFVLFLIGLTGSFLSGMLGMGGAIINFPMLLFIPPLIGLTSFTPHEVSGISMIQVLFTTLAGVLSYRNTTLSSRRLVLSMGIPCLIGSLLGGVGANIFSGEGINLVYLLLAITASILMFVPTKVGLDEEELSFSFSKWLAIILSFLVGIFSGIVGAGGAFILIPIMLTILKIPTRVTIASSLAIVFLSSIGGAIGKIVSGDVLFWPTLTVVVASVIGAPLGAFISRKIPTRRLRYMLAILILISSFKMAIDFFEHFLRFG; translated from the coding sequence ATGTTATTGACGTTCGTGTTGTTTTTAATTGGTTTAACAGGATCTTTTCTGTCGGGAATGCTCGGAATGGGCGGGGCAATTATTAACTTTCCGATGCTGTTATTCATTCCTCCCTTGATTGGACTTACTTCTTTCACACCGCATGAGGTGTCAGGGATTAGTATGATACAAGTTTTATTCACAACGCTAGCTGGTGTTCTTTCTTATCGCAACACGACCCTAAGTTCTAGGCGTCTCGTCTTATCGATGGGGATTCCCTGCCTTATTGGAAGTCTGCTGGGGGGGGTGGGGGCGAATATATTTTCTGGTGAAGGAATTAATCTCGTGTACTTACTACTAGCGATCACCGCCTCGATCCTCATGTTTGTTCCAACTAAAGTGGGGTTAGATGAGGAAGAACTTTCTTTTTCTTTCTCTAAATGGTTAGCGATCATTCTGTCATTTTTGGTCGGAATTTTTTCTGGTATTGTAGGCGCGGGCGGGGCATTTATTTTAATTCCAATCATGTTGACGATCCTTAAAATACCGACAAGAGTTACAATTGCAAGTTCTCTTGCGATCGTTTTTCTGTCCTCGATTGGAGGGGCTATTGGAAAAATAGTTTCGGGGGATGTTCTGTTTTGGCCGACATTGACGGTTGTCGTTGCCAGCGTCATTGGAGCTCCGCTTGGAGCCTTCATAAGCAGAAAAATTCCGACTAGACGTTTACGTTATATGCTCGCTATTCTTATTTTGATCTCTAGCTTTAAGATGGCGATTGATTTTTTTGAGCATTTTTTACGCTTTGGGTAA
- a CDS encoding D-alanine--D-alanine ligase, with the protein MSKTRLGIIYGGKSSEHEVSLNTALAIMNAVDFENYEVIPIYISLDGVWAQGVQISQKVQSVDELRFSAITGQQPNVFHLKGQIDIAFPVIHGPFGEDGTIQGLLEMVDIPYVGTGVLGSALGMDKVAMKNVFGEVGLPQCNYLSYVRTQLQEEKQTLLNEIEQQIGYPCFVKPANMGSSVGISKAKDRQSLEEALRLASQFDRKIIVEENIEGREVEIGVLGNETLRVSVVGEIVSSNEFYDYEAKYKNAGTELIIPAQLPEGVIAEVARLAKKAFRALDASGLSRIDFFWDEQNDRVLINEINTMPGFTPFSMYPMLFQETGVSYRQLIDELIKLGFERYRDRNSNTIVAEKFE; encoded by the coding sequence ATGTCGAAAACAAGGCTCGGTATAATTTATGGGGGGAAGTCCAGCGAACATGAGGTGTCACTGAATACCGCGCTTGCGATTATGAACGCGGTAGATTTTGAAAATTATGAAGTAATACCGATTTATATTAGTCTAGATGGGGTTTGGGCTCAAGGGGTACAAATCAGTCAGAAAGTTCAATCCGTCGATGAATTGCGTTTTTCCGCAATCACTGGGCAACAGCCTAATGTATTTCACTTGAAAGGTCAGATCGATATTGCGTTTCCTGTCATCCATGGTCCGTTTGGGGAAGACGGCACGATTCAAGGTTTGTTGGAAATGGTTGACATCCCTTATGTCGGGACAGGTGTGCTCGGCTCTGCCCTCGGTATGGATAAAGTAGCGATGAAAAATGTGTTTGGGGAAGTCGGGCTACCGCAATGCAATTATTTGTCTTACGTGAGAACGCAACTTCAAGAAGAGAAGCAGACGCTGCTTAACGAGATTGAACAACAGATTGGTTATCCATGCTTTGTAAAACCAGCTAATATGGGTTCGAGTGTTGGGATCTCTAAAGCAAAAGATCGTCAATCTCTTGAGGAGGCGCTGCGCTTAGCGTCGCAGTTTGATCGAAAGATCATTGTTGAGGAAAATATCGAGGGGCGAGAGGTCGAAATTGGCGTGTTAGGCAATGAAACCTTGCGCGTTTCTGTTGTCGGAGAAATTGTGTCGAGCAATGAATTTTACGACTATGAAGCGAAATATAAAAATGCGGGAACCGAGTTGATCATTCCTGCCCAGCTGCCTGAAGGGGTGATAGCTGAGGTTGCTCGTTTGGCTAAAAAAGCGTTCAGGGCATTGGATGCATCGGGGCTAAGTCGGATTGATTTCTTTTGGGATGAACAAAACGATCGCGTGTTGATCAATGAAATTAATACGATGCCCGGTTTTACTCCATTTAGTATGTACCCGATGTTGTTTCAAGAAACGGGTGTGTCCTATCGACAGTTAATTGATGAGTTGATTAAACTTGGTTTTGAACGATACCGTGATCGGAATAGCAATACCATCGTGGCAGAAAAATTTGAATAA
- a CDS encoding UDP-N-acetylmuramoyl-tripeptide--D-alanyl-D-alanine ligase, which yields MLTIHEICEATGGQLLGNPIQNEVSSFHFDTRLLTSGAMFIALTGGTRDGHEFLDEAHQQGAIAALISNLEIARQNKELAYVHVQDTEQAFAQLAEYYRKKLTIPVIAVTGSNGKTTTKDIIAHVLGYKKKVFKTFKNLNNHLGVPLSILQIKEDDELAVLEMGMNHAGEIDFLASIAKPNISVITNVTDAHIEHLGSKENIAKAKAELLLRASKDGFAILNGDNPYVVAIRDFYPGKAYFYRLNGAADIFASELETNDHGTSFLVTAQGVSYPFTIPMFGEHNVSNTLAAIWIALQFDYNLEEINASLQTLSISPMRFELVRYITETTVINDAYNASPTSMKNSIRTFSEILPKQKKILVLGDMYELGADSEKYHQEVGLLIDSLKERFELLVTVGNEAQAISDARALKSRHFTNRSEAAHFLASIANHDYAFLFKASRGMRLEELIQEMTDLLKK from the coding sequence ATGTTAACCATCCATGAAATTTGCGAAGCGACAGGCGGCCAACTACTTGGAAATCCGATACAAAACGAGGTAAGTTCCTTTCATTTTGATACGCGGCTGCTAACGTCAGGAGCGATGTTCATCGCCTTAACAGGCGGAACGAGAGATGGGCATGAGTTTCTGGACGAGGCGCATCAACAAGGAGCGATTGCCGCGTTAATCTCTAATCTAGAAATTGCTCGTCAAAACAAAGAACTCGCTTACGTTCACGTACAGGATACAGAACAGGCTTTCGCCCAACTTGCCGAATATTATCGAAAAAAACTTACGATTCCCGTTATCGCCGTGACAGGAAGTAATGGAAAAACAACAACCAAAGATATCATTGCCCATGTGCTTGGTTATAAAAAGAAGGTATTCAAAACGTTCAAAAATCTCAACAACCACCTCGGTGTTCCCTTATCCATCTTACAAATCAAGGAAGACGATGAATTAGCTGTATTAGAAATGGGAATGAATCACGCAGGTGAAATTGATTTCCTCGCTTCAATCGCAAAGCCGAACATCAGTGTGATTACGAATGTTACAGATGCCCACATTGAACATCTGGGCAGCAAAGAGAACATTGCCAAAGCAAAGGCTGAACTACTCCTGCGCGCCTCGAAAGATGGATTTGCGATCCTGAATGGAGATAATCCTTATGTCGTCGCAATTCGAGATTTTTATCCGGGAAAAGCTTACTTTTATCGCTTGAACGGAGCTGCCGACATTTTTGCGAGCGAACTGGAAACAAACGATCATGGCACCTCCTTCCTTGTGACTGCGCAAGGAGTATCTTACCCATTCACGATCCCCATGTTCGGCGAACACAATGTTTCCAATACGTTAGCGGCAATCTGGATCGCTTTGCAATTTGATTACAACCTTGAAGAGATCAACGCATCTTTACAAACACTGTCAATTTCGCCGATGCGATTCGAACTTGTCCGCTATATCACCGAAACGACTGTGATTAACGATGCCTATAACGCAAGCCCCACTTCAATGAAAAATTCAATTCGAACCTTTAGCGAGATTCTGCCGAAACAGAAAAAAATTCTTGTATTAGGGGATATGTATGAACTTGGCGCTGACAGCGAGAAATACCATCAAGAGGTAGGTTTATTAATTGATTCGCTCAAAGAGCGGTTTGAGTTGCTCGTTACCGTTGGCAACGAAGCCCAGGCAATCTCAGACGCGCGCGCGCTTAAGTCGCGTCACTTTACAAACAGGTCGGAGGCCGCTCATTTCCTAGCTTCCATTGCGAATCACGATTACGCATTTTTGTTTAAAGCCTCTCGAGGTATGAGACTAGAGGAATTGATTCAGGAAATGACGGACTTGCTCAAAAAATGA
- a CDS encoding histidine triad nucleotide-binding protein — protein MDSNCLFCKIVDKQVPAKIEYEDDDVVVFHDINPRAPVHLLIIPKKHIATMMDVKAEDLPLMSKIHEVAQEMYHKQELKGMRLINNCNKEGGQEVFHLHYHLWGWKE, from the coding sequence ATGGACTCGAATTGCTTATTTTGCAAAATTGTCGATAAACAAGTTCCCGCAAAGATTGAGTATGAAGATGATGATGTCGTTGTCTTCCATGATATTAATCCCCGCGCCCCGGTGCACCTTTTAATTATTCCAAAGAAACATATTGCGACGATGATGGATGTGAAAGCGGAAGATCTTCCATTAATGTCGAAAATCCATGAAGTGGCGCAAGAGATGTACCATAAACAAGAGCTTAAGGGAATGAGATTGATCAATAATTGTAATAAAGAAGGTGGACAAGAAGTCTTTCATCTACACTATCACCTGTGGGGTTGGAAGGAATAA
- the rpsU gene encoding 30S ribosomal protein S21 produces MSEIRVRKNESLDAALRRFKRETGKAGILAEVRKRRHYEKPSIKRKKKSEAARKRKF; encoded by the coding sequence ATGTCTGAAATTCGCGTACGTAAGAACGAATCTCTTGATGCCGCTCTTCGTCGTTTTAAGCGTGAGACTGGTAAAGCTGGTATTTTGGCCGAGGTTAGAAAGCGCAGACACTATGAGAAGCCAAGCATTAAGCGTAAGAAGAAGTCTGAGGCAGCGCGTAAACGCAAGTTTTAG